DNA from Plasmodium cynomolgi strain B DNA, chromosome 12, whole genome shotgun sequence:
TAAACACTGGGTTATATTTgctgcaactttttttcttctccattttcccCTTGCTCAAAATGTCAGCGATTGCTGACGCGACCGATGGCTTCTCCGCGACGTTTAAGACATGTATTCGAGCCATAAAGCTTGTGGAGCAAAGCGAAGCTGGGtcgtaaaaaaggagtgtCTGAAATGTAGCGGACGAAATGCCCCCCCTTGGTCATCCTGGGCGGATGGCCTACCACTGCACAGCGCACAACTCAAGCGCAACGGGTGTGCTGAATCGCGCAGCGATGGCATAGCGTActgtgtttcctttttttttacaccgtatattttacacattttttcactcaTTTCATATTGtagccttttttcttttttcaggTTGAGCAGTCATGCGCCATTTCTGAGGCATCCCTTCGATCTTTATTCGTCAAACGAggcgcagttttttttttttttttttttcttcccacacCCGAGGGATGTATATATACGAATTGGGGGGAGTGGGGGGGGAATAAAAGTCACTGCCCCTTTGCGCAAATGAGAACCCGTAATGCCCCTCTCCATTTATTATCAACTTATGGAAATTCCAAAagaagttgaaaaaaaaaaaaaaaaaaaaaaacgatttaatttatttcactGCTGACGAGAGGAGGGGTATTTTCATTTGTGCGCTCAGCTAAAGGGAAGGAACTTCACTTGGCAGCATCTCACGTGACGCAATTCTGGTGGAGGAAAAGAGGATGCATAAAACGTTTAGTCCCCCTGTTACACAAATACCCCTTCCTTCCACTAATATGTTGCACAGACTCGTAAAAGGCGAAGCAGGCGTACATGCCCTTCCCAGCTATGTGGGATGGACCTTTCCTGGGGTAGTATGACCAAAAGTATGAACGCACGATTTGCCCTCCATTGGGGATAATGCaaaagaagttttttttccatgtagGGGGGGAAGTGCTAAAATCACTGCACATATGTGCGTAGATTGATGGGGTATCTTCGGCGCAATAGTCTCCTTGCAGGACTCCTGCGTGTATGTTCACAAACATCCCCCACCCGCACACATTTTGGGACCCTTCCCTTGTCACCACATATGTGAAGCACCATTGCGAAAGGAATTCCGCCCCGCAACTGGTGAAGATATGCCaaaggggcacaaaaaatcTGATCAGCCAAACGGGGATATATTTCCACAACAACCACCCCCAAGAAAATCTGCCGAATAGCGCCAATAGACAGGCAAAATGGGTTAATCACATACTGTGggcataaaaataagggggactaaaattttgcaaacgtTTAAAAGGGTCAGCTTGGAATGAACTCAACTCCTACATATAAAAGTCCCACATGGGGGCaaagtccattttttttttttttttttttcctccctttcctGTACTGTCATAAAAAGTGTGATCatgtaaatatttccttCCCTACGCCAAAGCCAAACACTTCGAGAGGCATTTCCTCCTGCAGAGAATTCACCACCTGGGGGGAGAGTCTCTCGTCATGGGCAAGTTAAACAAGCATAGTGTGATGTGGACACGTCCAAtagaggaataaaaaaagaaaaatcgaaTTTTCACTCGGTTAGCTTAAATATgacgacttttttttttctccccctcaaTCGGCTTATCAacacaaaagagaaaatcAACGGCGTGAACACACCGTAGTAAAGGTGCCATAAAGGCAAAatcacatgtgcatatggcTCTCATATTGactctaaaaaaaaaaaaaacacatggaCATGTGTAGAAATGGCTACGTTAACAGGGACAAAACCATTCAGCCATTTTTACAGCGGGGGTGGGTGGAAACTCCCAACATTACGCCATCCCTGCGcttaacaaaaagggaaaaaaaaaaaaaatacctcaaaagaaaacaaaactcTCACTCATTCTTGTGAGCAAGTACTTGTTTGTCcccaaaaattggaaaaaaagaatgcacacatatatacccatgtatatatacgccAAAACGACAAAGTAACGAAGCAGAAGAATCTCCTTTCTGCGGAAACGACGAACTTTTCGAAACccaccccccacacacctCCACCGCGCAGACCATCACGAGCAAACCATCGCACACACCCAATGAACGCCCAAAATAAGCCCCAAATCATCGAGCACATAAACCACCCCCTCGATGACACCGTCTACGATGTGAAATGGGTACACGGCAAGTCCGACATTCTCGCTGTCGGGGAAAagctaaataaaaaggggtacaTAAATGTGTATAATCTGAACAAGGGGAAGTTCACCTGCATTTCTGACCACGAAACGGACACGGGGGTAAAGACCATCagcccctttttctcctacTCCGGGGGGTACACCATTGCCTGCGGTAAGAAGTGAGCCACGGGAACGTTTGGACTAGTGTGCGATGGGCACGTCCACTAGTGGGTGCACCTTCCTATgcgtgcttctccccctgggGGTGCCTTCCCATCTGTGACACCACCATCCCAAATATCTCAACCCCGCCAGGTACGTTCGACGGAAAAATACTACTGTACGATATTAACCGCATGTCCACCCCGTACTACACCATACACAAGCACACAAAACTCATAAACAAAGTAGAgtgtaaaaattacaaaaacaaTAATTTAGTTGTCAGTGCGAGTAGGGATGGGTCTGTCAAAATATTCGACATAAGAACGGATAATGAAGTGAGCTatctgaagaaaaaaaagggacacgtTTCATTTTGTGGCTCTTTGTTGATGGCTCCCTCAGGATGATCGCATACCGCATGACTATTACCCCCACGTCCACGCTACACCATCACTTGTGAAAAAGCGCTATGTATTACTCCGCCCACCCTTTCAAGGTTGTTAGTTTAGAGCCACCCAAGGATTCGGCTTACATCCCCGACTGTTGGTGTGTCGCGACAGGTGAGACCTACTCGATAAGTGCGTCCAACAAGGGCATATCAATTCCTGTAAAGGTATAGGCTTACCCTAGCACAGGAAAGATGTGCCTCCTCAAATGGACTAAGGTTCTCATTTTATGAGCCCTGCTCTACCCCTTTCCACCCCCTCAACAGGAAACAACTACATAGAAGTAAAATCTCCCTTTGGGGGAGGCGAAGAAAACCTGAATTTATGTGCAGGATATGACAATGGGGACATCAAATTTTTCGacttaaaaatgatgacagTAGAACATGAAGTGCGCAATTATNNNNNNNNNNNNNNNNNNNNNNNNNNNNNNNNNNNNNNNNNNNNNNNNNNNNNNNNNNNNNNNNNNNNNNNNNNNNNNNNNNNNNNNNNNNNNNNNNNNNNNNNNNNNNNNNNNNNNNNNNNNNNNNNNNNNNNNNNNNNNNNNNNNNNNNNNNNNNNNNNNNNNNNNNNNNNNNNNNNNNNNNNNNNNNCTGCGCATGGGTTCCCTTGTTTTGAGCAACAGTTTATCGCACCACATGTTTAGTGCATATGTTTGCTCATGCGATGTAGTTACTCCCCCCCTCACTACCTAGTatagccaatttttttttttttttttttttgcttctcttccCTCCTCGGCAAGGTCAACGTCAATAATGGCGTTTGCGCAGTGAGCTACGACAGGAAAGACacgaaaaagaacaaattaatttGCTCCACTTTGGAGggaaatatttatatctTTAACATGGATGTGTACAGCGAAGATTTGGGATATGCCTACAGCAAGGATCAGATTGTCTCAGGTTTGTTTTGTTGCGTAAAAAGTATGACAACCAATGAAACGCAGCAGGCACGTATACATGGCATCACATGTGTCGCCAATAGATCAGTCGAAGGGACAGTCAACACTCTCTTTCAGTGCGTCAAATTAACAAACGAGCGACCCTCTTAACCCAGCGCATAATAGTAAAAGCACGCTGTGCAAAACTAAATCGTATATATGCTTTTCCCTTTAAAGGAACCTGTTGGGgaaccccctttttgccgcAAAACCGGgacatttttgcttccttgGGAGGTGACGGAAATGTTAAAAGAGGGAGGATGCCGTGAATGAGCGGCCAAAATTGGGTCAACGGAAAACGCGAAAGCGCCACGAGAATGTGCATTGCTGAGAGGGCACACCATGCGTCGTGTGAGTATATATTCACGCGAGCACacgtgtacgtacacatgtaAGCACACATGTAAGCACACATGTAAGCACACATGTAAGCACACACGTAAACACACACGTAAACACACACGTACCTCTCCACGCAACACGTGTGCACTGCCTACCCCCTCCGTAGCTTGCCCTGTACAAATATGCGAACCCTGAGAAAAATTACATCTTTGACGAAACCAAGGGGTGCAAAAGGGGCGTTGTAGGCGAactggaaaaattaaatttcctCAAAGTGTCCACTCAACCCATAATTTCATTCGACTGGAACATCAACAAGTTGGGACTCTGTGCCTTCGCGTCGTTGGATCAAACAATTAGGGTTTACATAATAACGAAGCTAAATTTGTGTTAATTTTGCAGcgcaattaaaaattaaggggagtgaaaaaggaaaaagaaggacgaaaatggaaaatgaacgaaaaaggaaaaaggacgaaaaagaaaaaaaatagttaacaaaattgttcaaAGTGGGGGGGAATAAATGGGGACATTCAAAATTTACGGACGGCACGCAAGGCTGACGCATTTTGCTTATTCGGACCATGCGAATCGATCACTCGGGTCATTTCGATCATTTCGCCGAGCTAACCAAGCTAGCCGCTTTTATGCCATTGATGAAggagttaattttttgcgtAGGAGGGAACGCACACGTGGAATGCTGAGGGAGAGGCACCTGACTATAtgcctcccccctccctcccCTTTCCATGTGTcctacattttaaaaaaatattcagtTATCTTTTTCTGATTAAATTTTTCGTCATTTAAACTGAGGATATGAAAACGCAAATTCAACAAATTGTCGTAAAGGACTTCATGCTTTATGCTTTCATTGAGGCAGCtgtaatttataaaatttaaaagaacaTCGATGCTGTTGATtagtacatttttgttgaaGTGGACGCTGTTGCAGTTGTTGGACACGTTGGGGGAGAGGTGATCCTTCCTGCTTTCCGCCTGTGGGTCAAATGAGTTTTGATTCACACCCAGGTGGGTCGCCCCTAGATGGTTTGCACATATGGTGCCGCCGCACTGCTGATTCGCGCCCACCTGACCGACGCATATATCGTTGCTCCGAATTTCGTTGCTCCTAATCTCGTTGCTCCGAATTTCGTTGCTCCTAATCTCGTTGCTCCTAATCTCGTTGCTCCTAATCTCGTTGCCGCCCACCCCGGAGAACCCAACGTGGTTTATGTTAAACTCGTTCACGTAATTGGATAAGAAATTGGCGTCGTAGTTGGGCGCGTCCTCAAAgagcttcctctttttcttttcattctcCTCGAACATGACTGCCGCACTTCTATTCATTCTTTGGACTTGCGTGACGCTTTGGCGCAATCGATATGGTGCAGTTGATTTGGCGCAGTCGATTTGGTGCAGTCGATTTGGTGCAGTCGATTTGGTGCAGTCTATTCGGCGTAGTGTATGCGACGTAGTGTATGCGGCGTAGTCTATTCGGCGTAGTGTATGCGGCGTAGTCTATGCTGCGTGGTCTATTCGGCGTAGTAAATTTGGGCTCACCTCTCGCGCAAACGTTCCCCTTACCCCAATGGGCCGTATGTCTCCTCGCGCACAAAAATAGGCCGCCAAAAGTTTATGCCCCGCTTTGTTCGAGTTGTATGTAAAAACGTCTCGCAGACTCTTGACAATCGTTTGTTCACTCTCGCTGGGCTATTTCTCTTTGTGCATATTCATCCCAAACACACATGCTTGTCACGTGTATGTGTCGTGCCTGAATGTTTGTTCAcctacctctttttttctttgtgcAGCGGCTGATAGTGGGGTAAGTAATATGTACCATGTCATGCGCAATATGTCTCGCGAGTCTTCCGTATATTTATCGATTTATCTGTGCAGTTCGCTTGATGTTTGAAAAAGGTGTGATTATTTCCCAATTGgcctatttttatttttcatttttggtTCACATTGGtacttttgcatttccttatttttatctcCATCCCATTCGTCATTGTTCCCACGTCTTCGCAATTGCGCTGCACCACTTTGCTTTTTCTCCGCACctcgctgttttttttttttttttttcacactaACTCGCCATATTTTTGCTCACCTCTACCATTTCTTctgatttattttactaGTGAACGATACTGATGCTGTACGTCGCCCCCCCCCCACTGGAATTGCCATGTACATGCCACACGTATAAAAACAGTTTGCGTAAAACTGTGTCAGCGTGAAGAAGATATGTATACGGAAGGAGTGTGGAAGCATATACTCACCCGCGATGAGAATTAATCCTTCCTTTTAAAAGttgacgcaaaaaaaagcaggaaaaaaaaaaaaaaaaaaaaaagaactgaTTGGCATATTACCCCCACACCATCAACATatgtgacaaaaaaagggaaactcatttttaaccgaaaaaatgggggaagtgTGTAGGGGGGTTAAATTGTTCTCTTTtaaagggaagaaggaaaaagaaatagacaCTATTAAataggggggaaaaaaaaaaaggggggggtaaAACACCatgatgatttaaaaaagatgaaCTTACGCATAAACCGTTGTCCATCTCGAATATCGGGAGGGGGTCCACAttctttccccatttgatCAGCGATCCAATTTGAACAGGAGCTCCTTGCGCACTAAGCAATGTTAAGGGAAGTTCCCACGGGCAAAGAGGCAAGGAGGCAAAAGCCACACAAAAGAGATAGGCAGACCCGTAACCGAACAGCTTGGGCGAGACCACTCATCCCGTGGTTATGCCGGTAGTCGGCCGACACCTGAATGGGAGATGTTATGTGCTAAAGGAACAAACCGGCATCACCGTTCCCTCTTTCCGTCCGCCCCACCCGTCATCGcagcttccccatttggtaaaCTCTGCAATTAGGTTAGTACCATTTTTGCGCAAGTGTGAACAGGCCCCAACAGTATAGCAGCCTACCCCCCTTGTGGACATTCCCCCGTGAGGCAAAAGAGGGAGGCatttgaaaaggaataaGGCACACCTCCCCTCTACACACACCTATGCGAATGGTATGTTGCACCTTTTATGGTGATTCCCAAGTGAAAAGGTTCGCAACTCACAAGGGTGCTTCGATCAGTTGGGAAGGACCTCCTATTTGAGTACTTGTGCAGGTGGGGATAAATGTCCCTCAAGATCAACATTTCCGAGTGAAGAAATCGGGAGGGCACACCTCACCGCGAAAATTACTTCACAAAATGTGTGTGCttgcatgtatatacatgtggaAAAGGGAGCCGCATCCTCGCCAAAAGGGGAGCTTCTTTCCCAAAGGTGTCAACCTCTCACATGTTTCGCGCGGAGTGCAACGTCACAAGGGATCCCCGGCAGCTAGCCATCTTCTGCAGCGTCAGAGTGGGTCAAGCgcacagggaaaaaaaaaaaatacacacacatgcacacatatatatatatttttctatctGCTCATAACCGTTTGATCAGTGGAACTTGCACACCGTGAacagatggaaaaaaaaaaaaaattatgtacacacGTGTGCACTTAGATCACCGCGAAAATGGcaggacagaaaaaaaaaaaaaatgaaaaatactccattttgcgcaacggcatataaaaagaaggggaacaAATTGCACCAGCGGTGACACACCCTACTGCTACGCATTCAGAGATAATCGAATTGGGTCCCCCGCGCACACATAAGGGGCTTCCTACATTTTCGCGCCCGCTGGAGAAAGCGTGCCAGACTAGCAAAAGGCGTAAAAAACGCTTCAAAGGAGTTGGAAGCATCTCCGAAGTTGGAAGCATCCCCGAAGTTGGAAGCGTCTCCGAAGTTGGAAGCACCTCCAAAGGTAGAGCACCTCCAAAGGTAGAGCACCTCCAAAGGTAGAGCACCTCCAAAGGTAGAGCACCTCCAAAGGTAGAGCACCTCCAAAGGTAGAACCATCGCCAAAGTTGGAAGAATTATAAACCCGTAAACCAGGCAGGATAAACCGAACGCGAAACAGTGGCTAATCCCAGCACAGGGACATACAATCCGCGCGACGCAGGCAGACACGCCACCGCACATAGGTAGGAAGCCCCACAGGTAGGAAGCTTCACAGATAGGAAGTCTCACACGTAGGAAGCCCCACAGGTGGGAAGCCACACAGGTAGAGAGGCCCAACGCGAGCTGCATTGATTACCTACATATAGGACCACCAAACGGGAAGTGCACCCCAAGATGAAGACGCTACCCCTTGCCATAGCGACCTATGCATTCCTACTGAAGGAATGTCTAAACAATCCAATACTTCCAATTGAGCATTTATGCGACTTCGCATTAAATCCGCATAGTAGCATCAAGCCAGTGTTGAAAGAATCGAATGGACAAGATGAAGTATGGTGCAGTGTGCATAACCCACATCTGACAGACTACGTAGCAATGGtatgtccaaaaaaaacagaaaatggAGACTACAAAGAGTTGGAAACAGTACCAGCTGAATGTTTTGCTAAACACTTATACTCCCCATATGATACagcagaaaatgaaaaagataTAGAACTCCTAGAattagataaaaaattatccttcAACAAGACATTTACCGATTTTGTATTAAAGGTATTAGTCATCCCAGGGTATTATAAACACAACAAAACCATATATTGTAGATGTGATAACAGGAAAACGAAGAAAGGTGAGGATGCTGGTAAAatagaagaaggaaaagtagGACtagtaaaaattgtattaaataaaaaagataataaACCTAGGGGAATCGATTTTACAGAATCGAATGAATTGGAACAAACAGACAtagagcaaaatggaaatgataaaataatcaaaGTCAAGGAAAAtgatattattcattttaagtTTAATCCAAATCAAAATGTTGAAATGAAGGAATacgaaaatattattaacatgAAGTATGGCTTTCTACAAGAAAACGTTTTAAATATCAGATTTCCAACAGTGTTTTTATCCACcataaatttttcaatgaaaattacagaaaatacaaaaccagttgtaaatatttttatgaagataCAGAAAACGGAAAGCATAGATGGATGTGATTTTACGAAACCAGCGGGGGAGGGAGATTATCAAGATGGATTTTCCTTAGCAGATATTAcatcaaatgaaaaaatttgttctgtACATATTGGATCCAGCCAGAAGAAAATTGCTGCAGGGATTAAGTGTCCCTATAAATTAACACCTACTTACTGCTTTAGACAcgttttatatgaaaaaaatatcaaggGGGTAATGTCTTATCAGCCCTTCTTGTTAACCGATATTTTGGGAATCCTCGATGTAGAATTCTACAGTAATGCTAAAGAGGGATCCTACATAGTTGGACTACCAGTCAGTCCGCAAAAATATTCTGTTGTGAGATGCGTTTGTGAGAATAATGGAAAGACTGGAATTATGGAACTCAGGATTGATTCTTCTTCTGGATGGGCTTTCCTCAGCCTCACCTTGATGCTTCTCCTCACTGCTCTCCTTTACGCGTGCTAGCCGTCATGCTACATTTTGGCCCGTCCAATCTGCGTCACTGTACAGCTAAACAGATAGGCACCCATGCGTGGCTTGCAACACCACGTGATCATCAGAGCAGTATGCTCCCCCGAAAAATGCATCGCCCCGCATGAAAAAGATTCAACCGCGGAATGTGCACGCTCGCGCGTGTTCACAGGTGTCTGTAGACACACGAACAACGCAGCGCCGAAATCTAGCCCCGCTGCCATGCGCCACACACGAACAACGCAGCGCCGAAATTTAGGCCCCGTTAGATGCGCCCCACACGCCTATAACGCCGCACcgatttttctttctccccaTGGAGAGACAACAAAAACCCCATGTTGGGGCAGAGTGAGCACACATGGTGCGCCTCTCCCGTAAGGAACAACcacgaataaaaaaaaaaaaaaaaaaaaaaaattgaacccCTCCCCCGATAGGAACATATCATAGGAGCATTCATCGtcatttttcgtaaaaacGATGCGCCCCTCCATCTCAGCTTCATCGTCCGTCCCTATTCTTCACCCATAATCCGCACAGCTAAAAACTGCCCCTCAAAATGTGGCTAAAAgttaataaacaaaatagacATATTGGGGTAAAGAGCTCCAATTCATCGGCTAAGCTCagaaggaatattttttttcgctttgtCTCTATGCCTTATATTTCACACTGGTTCCTTCGAACTGTCTATAAATTTTACCCACTTCAAAATGGGCGAACTCTCAGTGTGCAGCCGTTCCGTGCAGGGTACGCAtcaacagggggggggaagttatCGCACATGATACTTCCACACAGAAGAGACGCCGTACCGACTGAGTAACTGCCCTCTACATATCCCAAAGCGAAAGGCACAAATGGTGGAAGTAACACTCGCTGTGGCGATTCTACACCGAAAAAGGGGCATACCCCCACACACttacatgcatacgtacaagggtacatacataaaggcgtacatacatataggCACACATGCaggtatacatatgcacacgcgCGAGGGGGACCCTCACCCTTCTTTTTCGATGCTGTAGATCCagttttcttcaaaaaaaaaaaacttcgaaTATATTCACAGCATGGGAAAACAATTGCACATACGTATAAGCGCGGTAAAGATGGAttgaaagtaaaaaaacgaacattCCCGGATATACAATCCGTACAGCAATGTTAAAAAGCGCTCACTgtgtaaaaacaaaaaaaaattagtgaTGATACTATAAGACAGAGATGTACTGGCGTGGTCACACACAAcatccgcttcttcccaacTAGGAGCAAATTTCGTAACGTGAATTTACCTCACCAGtagggaaaagaagaaatgacgAAGTGACTAAATGACGAATGGCTGAATGCGAATGGCTGAATGACGATTGACTAAGTGACGAATGGCTGAATGACGATTGACTGAATGAAGATTGACTAAACGACGaatgacaaaattttgaataaacgCGAGCATGTGCAATTCGCCAACTCTTACGCGCGAACCTCTGCCACAATCCACATTTTGCTCATGTGAAAATTCACAAAGgggcgtcttttttttttcatttaaatttttttctttttttttttttttaaatttcgcGCATCCCTACTTTGCATACATTGCGGGTGTGCACGCAGGCCTTTCAAGCCTTCGCTTCTTCAACAAATAACGTGAAAATAACGTTTTCgatgtgtgtatgtgcattGGGGCGAACTTCATCCCATTCCTACAGCCAGCACACGCaattgtaatatatgtaCCATACACGTGACTACACTTCTAAGGGCCTCCGCCTCTCTTCCCCCCTCATATAGATTGTGCCAACAAAGGGATCACTTCCGTGTTTGAGCGCGCACGCTAAAAACGGGGCACTAAGATTGATGTCGCCCGAGTGACTCCGCACCAATAGACAGCTGGGCCTACTAATTAAAACCACCCCCGCTGCGCCAACTGTCATCACTTCGTCGCGTCGTCTGCACTGCGTCGTCTGCACTGCGTCATCTCCACCGCTCCATCACTCCATCGCTACACCTCTCCACCGCTACACCGCTCCACCTGTGCAACTATGCTGAAGCGCCAGTTAACGAACCTGCTGCTCGTGCTGTCCCTGCTGCGAGCCATAACGCAAATACAGATGACCAAAGGAGAGGTCAAGTACGTCCCGCCAGAGGAGCTAAACAAGGAAGTTTCCGGATTTTTCGGGTTCAAATGTAACTTCTCAAGTAAAGGGGTTCACAATTTAGAACCCATTTTAACGGAAAAAAGATCCCTCGTATGTAGCATCTATTCCTACTTCATctatgacaaaataaaattgaccATCCCGAAGAAAACCGCAGGAtcgaaatttaaaatgttaccAGAAAAATGCTTCGAAACAGTGTAcacaaattatgaaaaaaggacagaggaaaaaattgaaaacatGGGCTTGGTGGAATACGAAGTGAAGGAAGATATTACCAACTCAgaatatatagaaaaaattatcacaatATCTCCCTTCAACACAAAGGACGTTgaatttttctgcatttgtGACAACTCTGAAAATGTCATATCAAATGTGAAAGGAAGAGTCGCTTTGGTTCAAGTAAACGTCCTAAAGTATCCTCATAAAATTACTTCCATTAACTTAACAACGGAAGCATATCCTTACTTACCCAACCAGTTGAGTAAAACCTCCTTCACATCAAATAAATTGGACTTAGAACTTCAAGACGGAGAATTGGTTGTCCTGGCATGCGAAAAAGTTGATGAGAAGTGTT
Protein-coding regions in this window:
- a CDS encoding G-beta repeat protein (putative), producing the protein MNAQNKPQIIEHINHPLDDTVYDVKWVHGKSDILAVGEKLNKKGYINVYNLNKGKFTCISDHETDTGVKTISPFFSYSGGYTIACGTFDGKILLYDINRMSTPYYTIHKHTKLINKVECKNYKNNNLVVSASRDGSVKIFDIRTDNEVVSLEPPKDSAYIPDCWCVATGNNYIEVKSPFGGGEENLNLCAGYDNGDIKFFDLKMMTVEHEVNVNNGVCAVSYDRKDTKKNKLICSTLEGNIYIFNMDVYSEDLGYAYSKDQIVSGLFCCLALYKYANPEKNYIFDETKGCKRGVVGELEKLNFLKVSTQPIISFDWNINKLGLCAFASLDQTIRVYIITKLNLC
- a CDS encoding male fertility protein pf47 (putative), whose protein sequence is MKTLPLAIATYAFLLKECLNNPILPIEHLCDFALNPHSSIKPVLKESNGQDEVWCSVHNPHLTDYVAMVCPKKTENGDYKELETVPAECFAKHLYSPYDTAENEKDIELLELDKKLSFNKTFTDFVLKVLVIPGYYKHNKTIYCRCDNRKTKKGEDAGKIEEGKVGLVKIVLNKKDNKPRGIDFTESNELEQTDIEQNGNDKIIKVKENDIIHFKFNPNQNVEMKEYENIINMKYGFLQENVLNIRFPTVFLSTINFSMKITENTKPVVNIFMKIQKTESIDGCDFTKPAGEGDYQDGFSLADITSNEKICSVHIGSSQKKIAAGIKCPYKLTPTYCFRHVLYEKNIKGVMSYQPFLLTDILGILDVEFYSNAKEGSYIVGLPVSPQKYSVVRCVCENNGKTGIMELRIDSSSGWAFLSLTLMLLLTALLYAC
- a CDS encoding hypothetical protein (putative); translation: MNRSAAVMFEENEKKKRKLFEDAPNYDANFLSNYVNEFNINHVGFSGVGGNEIRSNEIRSNEIRSNEIRSNEIRSNEIRSNDICVGQVGANQQCGGTICANHLGATHLGVNQNSFDPQAESRKDHLSPNVSNNCNSVHFNKNVLINSIDVLLNFINYSCLNESIKHEVLYDNLLNLRFHILSLNDEKFNQKKITEYFFKM
- a CDS encoding transmission blocking target antigen precursor (Pfs48/45;~putative), encoding MLKRQLTNLLLVLSLLRAITQIQMTKGEVKYVPPEELNKEVSGFFGFKCNFSSKGVHNLEPILTEKRSLVCSIYSYFIYDKIKLTIPKKTAGSKFKMLPEKCFETVYTNYEKRTEEKIENMGLVEYEVKEDITNSEYIEKIITISPFNTKDVEFFCICDNSENVISNVKGRVALVQVNVLKYPHKITSINLTTEAYPYLPNQLSKTSFTSNKLDLELQDGELVVLACEKVDEKCFKKANESTPLALYKSNKIVYHKKLAIFKAPVYVKSGDVNAECSCDVDKTIYTVSLKPTTHNFTNNIDMAELGESSQITCDIELVDTSYNHLIGMSCPGEILPECFFQVYQRESPELQPSKLVYLDAQLNIGNVEYFQDINGENTVKIFGLVGSIPQTTSFTCICRKGKKIGYMSVKIAAGYFGFLAKIFILLIVLLLLYF